A stretch of the Coprobacillus cateniformis genome encodes the following:
- a CDS encoding carbohydrate deacetylase — translation MLINSALFSYMKVIINADDFGYTKAVTEGIIEGYHRGIIRSTTALCNMEYVEYGKKLLKDCPNLAVGVHLTLTLGKSLTQNQTLTDEFGYFYKPEMLQEHMFDPQEVYLEFKAQIEKYIEIFGRKPSHLDSHHGMHDFHDNYLATERLAKEYHLPVRRYSDYLFVKEFVNEKISVEGLIDILEKYKNKNIEIMTHPGNCDLELYEKSSYSLNRVVELSILCHQDIKDYIKENKIVVTNYLGESYEENTYR, via the coding sequence GTGCTGATTAACAGTGCTCTTTTCTCTTATATGAAAGTGATTATAAATGCAGATGATTTTGGTTATACAAAGGCAGTAACTGAAGGTATTATCGAAGGATATCATAGAGGAATTATTCGTTCAACAACAGCTTTATGCAATATGGAATATGTTGAATATGGTAAAAAATTATTAAAAGATTGTCCTAATCTAGCTGTCGGTGTTCATCTGACACTAACACTAGGAAAGTCTCTCACACAAAATCAGACACTTACTGATGAATTTGGGTATTTCTATAAGCCAGAAATGCTGCAAGAACATATGTTTGATCCTCAGGAAGTCTATCTTGAATTTAAAGCACAGATAGAAAAATATATTGAAATATTTGGGCGTAAGCCAAGTCACTTAGATAGTCATCATGGTATGCATGATTTTCATGATAATTATCTTGCAACAGAAAGATTAGCCAAAGAATATCATTTACCTGTGAGAAGATATAGTGATTATTTATTTGTTAAAGAATTTGTGAATGAAAAGATATCAGTTGAGGGATTGATTGATATATTAGAAAAATATAAGAATAAAAATATTGAAATTATGACTCATCCAGGAAATTGTGATTTAGAATTATATGAAAAAAGTTCTTATTCTCTCAATCGAGTTGTAGAATTATCAATTTTATGTCATCAAGATATAAAAGATTATATTAAGGAAAACAAAATAGTAGTTACAAACTACTTAGGAGAATCATATGAAGAAAATACGTATAGGTAG
- a CDS encoding acyclic terpene utilization AtuA family protein has product MKKIRIGSGAGYAGDRIEPAIDLIEQGQLDYIIFECLAERTISLAQKAKQSHPALGYNELFEYRFEKILDALKEHKVKVVTNMGAANPAAAARKCAKMAKEKNLTHIKIAYVEGDDISCQLQNYMDYQVMETGQPLMAIDGDILSANGYIGIKGIVEALENNADIIITGRVADPSLALGPLVYEFGWAMDDYDKLGKGTWIGHLLECAGQVTGGYYADPGYKDVPELWNLGFPIIEVDETGDGIVTKLPHTGGIVTTETVKEQTLYEIQDPVQYFTPDVIADFSHVKVEQLEKDIVKISGATGHAPNGYYKTSVGYHDCYIGEGQISYGGCNALAKAQLAKEVLKHRFEMIGFNADEIRYDYIGLNSLYQDHISNQLLQGVSFELRLRVAARVKDYAQAQIVGNEVEALYTNGPSGGGGATKNIKDIISIASILVPTDHFEITVGYLEV; this is encoded by the coding sequence ATGAAGAAAATACGTATAGGTAGTGGAGCTGGGTATGCTGGCGATAGGATTGAGCCGGCTATTGATTTAATTGAACAAGGGCAGTTAGATTATATTATTTTTGAATGTCTTGCTGAAAGAACAATCTCACTAGCTCAAAAAGCAAAACAAAGTCATCCAGCGTTAGGATATAATGAATTATTTGAATATCGATTTGAAAAAATATTAGATGCATTAAAAGAACATAAAGTTAAAGTTGTTACGAATATGGGGGCTGCTAATCCAGCGGCTGCAGCAAGAAAATGTGCAAAAATGGCTAAAGAGAAAAATTTAACACATATTAAGATTGCTTATGTTGAAGGTGATGATATTAGTTGCCAATTGCAGAATTATATGGATTATCAGGTTATGGAAACAGGACAACCTCTTATGGCTATTGATGGAGATATCTTATCTGCTAATGGATATATTGGAATCAAAGGGATAGTAGAGGCTCTAGAAAATAATGCTGATATTATTATTACGGGAAGAGTTGCTGATCCTTCATTAGCATTAGGACCGTTGGTCTATGAATTTGGTTGGGCAATGGATGATTATGATAAATTAGGTAAAGGAACATGGATTGGTCATTTATTAGAATGTGCAGGACAAGTGACAGGAGGGTATTACGCAGATCCTGGTTATAAAGATGTTCCAGAATTGTGGAATCTTGGTTTTCCAATTATAGAAGTAGATGAAACTGGAGATGGTATTGTAACGAAATTACCTCATACTGGTGGTATAGTGACAACTGAAACAGTGAAGGAACAAACATTATATGAAATTCAAGATCCAGTTCAATATTTTACACCTGATGTCATTGCTGATTTTTCACATGTAAAAGTAGAACAACTAGAAAAAGATATTGTTAAGATATCTGGAGCAACCGGACATGCACCTAATGGCTATTACAAAACAAGTGTAGGTTATCATGATTGTTACATTGGTGAAGGCCAGATAAGTTATGGGGGATGCAATGCGCTTGCAAAAGCGCAACTTGCAAAAGAGGTTCTAAAACATCGCTTTGAAATGATTGGATTTAATGCAGATGAAATCAGATATGATTATATTGGTCTGAATTCATTATATCAAGATCATATTTCAAATCAATTGTTACAGGGAGTGTCATTTGAATTAAGATTAAGAGTGGCAGCACGTGTAAAAGATTATGCTCAGGCTCAGATTGTTGGTAATGAGGTAGAAGCATTGTATACAAATGGACCATCTGGTGGTGGTGGCGCAACTAAAAATATAAAAGATATTATTAGTATTGCATCTATTTTGGTTCCAACAGATCATTTTGAGATTACTGTTGGATATTTGGAGGTTTAG
- a CDS encoding 3-hydroxyacyl-CoA dehydrogenase family protein, protein MNIQEIVIAGAGTMGYSMAQIFAKYHYSVIIYDLNEEALSNAKKHIQDNVSILLNEQELTSQQSQDLFNHLSYTTNKDCFKECDLVVESIIEDLKIKKSFYQDISQFVKDECILATNTSGISINELASAVYKPERFIGMHWFNPCHLVLLIEIIKGKETHDSIADAIYQLSLSIDKKPVIVNKDVLGFAANRIQFAVLREALYLVEQGVISKEGIDDVMKYGLGFRYACLGPLEVADFGGLDTFYHISDYLMKDLCDSHEIPSELKEHYMKHEYGVKCQQGFYDYHNGKDVEAIKQRDENLIKIFHALYR, encoded by the coding sequence ATGAACATACAAGAAATTGTGATTGCAGGAGCAGGAACAATGGGATATTCTATGGCTCAAATTTTTGCAAAATATCATTATAGTGTTATTATTTATGATCTCAATGAAGAAGCACTATCAAATGCAAAAAAACATATCCAAGATAATGTTTCTATATTACTTAATGAACAAGAATTGACTAGTCAGCAATCACAGGATTTGTTCAATCATTTATCCTATACAACAAATAAAGATTGTTTTAAAGAATGTGATTTAGTTGTTGAAAGCATTATTGAAGATCTTAAAATAAAAAAATCATTTTATCAAGATATCTCTCAATTTGTTAAAGATGAATGTATTCTAGCAACAAATACATCAGGAATTTCTATTAATGAATTAGCAAGTGCTGTATATAAGCCAGAAAGATTTATTGGAATGCATTGGTTTAATCCGTGTCATTTGGTGCTATTAATTGAAATTATTAAAGGAAAAGAAACTCATGATTCAATTGCCGATGCTATTTATCAATTAAGTCTTTCAATTGATAAAAAGCCAGTTATTGTCAACAAAGATGTTTTAGGCTTTGCTGCCAATAGGATTCAATTTGCAGTATTAAGAGAAGCACTGTATCTTGTTGAACAAGGAGTTATATCAAAAGAAGGAATAGATGATGTGATGAAATATGGCCTTGGTTTTAGATATGCCTGTTTAGGCCCATTAGAAGTTGCAGATTTTGGAGGATTAGATACTTTCTATCATATTAGTGATTATTTAATGAAAGATTTATGTGATAGCCACGAAATTCCTTCAGAGTTAAAAGAACACTATATGAAACATGAATATGGTGTTAAATGCCAACAGGGATTCTATGATTATCATAATGGAAAAGATGTTGAAGCCATAAAGCAAAGAGATGAAAATTTAATTAAAATATTTCATGCTTTATATAGATAG
- a CDS encoding DUF871 domain-containing protein, with the protein MHKLGISVYPDKTPRDEVYTYLEKAAQLGYSRIFTCFLSIPEDQRETYLVEFKEFMDKAHELGFEVAADTNPEVFTLIGATPDNLKPFYDLGLDIIRMDGNFGTQGDIQLTRNPYGIKIEFNASMDMGVELLINKGGNKDQMTMCHNFFPERYTGMDFDLFMEYNSYWKELNLHTAAFVSSNNENTIGPWQVFCGLPTVEIMRGLPIDLQARYLLATGDVDDILIGNYPASDEELEALSKVNLQAIEMKVDEAEGISDNEKMIMFDYAPHWDRYDHSSFMLRSSMPRVWFKEQKSIQDASVATATDKNIESQSIPYRDPGKKVFTRGDVLIVNDNLAHYRGELEIVLTEIPNDGERNLVATIKPEELMLLDFIKPGHHFKILK; encoded by the coding sequence ATGCATAAATTAGGTATTTCTGTATACCCAGATAAAACACCACGTGATGAGGTATACACATATTTAGAAAAAGCTGCTCAATTGGGATATAGCAGAATTTTCACTTGTTTTTTATCTATTCCTGAAGATCAAAGGGAAACATATTTGGTTGAATTTAAAGAATTCATGGATAAAGCTCATGAATTAGGATTTGAAGTTGCTGCTGATACAAATCCTGAAGTTTTTACTTTAATTGGAGCAACTCCTGATAACTTAAAACCTTTTTATGATTTAGGACTTGATATTATTAGAATGGATGGAAACTTTGGGACACAAGGAGATATTCAATTAACACGTAATCCATATGGTATTAAAATTGAATTTAATGCAAGTATGGATATGGGTGTTGAACTTTTAATTAATAAGGGTGGAAACAAAGACCAAATGACTATGTGTCATAACTTCTTCCCAGAACGTTATACTGGTATGGATTTTGACTTATTTATGGAGTATAACAGTTATTGGAAAGAATTAAATTTACACACTGCTGCATTTGTTTCATCAAATAATGAAAATACAATTGGACCTTGGCAAGTTTTCTGTGGATTACCAACAGTTGAAATTATGAGAGGTTTACCAATTGATTTACAAGCTCGTTATCTATTAGCAACTGGCGATGTTGATGATATTCTTATTGGAAATTATCCAGCAAGTGATGAAGAATTAGAAGCTTTATCTAAAGTTAATCTTCAAGCAATTGAAATGAAAGTAGATGAAGCTGAAGGTATTTCAGATAATGAAAAAATGATTATGTTTGATTATGCACCACATTGGGATCGTTATGATCATTCTTCATTTATGTTACGTTCTTCTATGCCAAGAGTTTGGTTTAAAGAACAAAAGAGTATTCAAGATGCATCAGTTGCAACTGCAACTGATAAAAATATTGAATCACAATCAATTCCTTATAGAGATCCAGGTAAAAAAGTCTTTACACGTGGAGACGTCTTGATTGTTAATGATAACCTAGCTCATTATCGTGGTGAACTAGAAATCGTACTTACAGAAATTCCAAATGATGGTGAACGTAATTTAGTTGCGACTATTAAACCTGAAGAGTTAATGCTATTAGATTTCATTAAACCAGGACATCATTTTAAAATTTTAAAATAG
- a CDS encoding DNA/RNA non-specific endonuclease, whose product MKKKDKKRLIQLVIAGLIVIGGYITTEYWSDDFHSPMKIESDDIETYSGKPYVVVNDNEPYFTKDDLTTKSFERYSELDELGRCGVAYANVSEKTMPIEKRGSIGQVKPSGWQTIKYDFIDGKYLYNRCHLIGYQLTGENANEKNLITGTRYMNTEGMLPFENQIADYVKETGNHVLYRVTPIYEDDNLVADGVLMEAMSVEDQGLDIEFNVFVYNVQPGVTINYKNGESHITK is encoded by the coding sequence ATGAAAAAGAAAGATAAAAAAAGATTAATTCAATTAGTTATTGCAGGATTGATTGTCATAGGTGGATATATTACAACAGAATATTGGAGTGATGATTTTCATTCTCCAATGAAGATAGAAAGTGATGATATTGAAACCTATAGTGGTAAGCCATATGTTGTTGTCAATGACAATGAACCTTATTTTACAAAAGATGATCTTACAACAAAATCTTTTGAAAGATATAGTGAATTAGATGAATTAGGAAGATGTGGTGTGGCTTATGCAAATGTATCTGAAAAGACGATGCCAATAGAAAAAAGAGGTTCTATTGGACAGGTAAAACCGAGTGGCTGGCAAACAATAAAATATGATTTTATAGATGGAAAATATTTGTATAATCGATGTCATCTGATTGGTTATCAGCTGACTGGTGAAAATGCTAATGAAAAGAATTTAATTACAGGAACAAGATATATGAACACCGAAGGAATGTTACCTTTTGAAAATCAGATTGCTGATTATGTGAAAGAGACAGGCAATCATGTTTTGTATCGTGTGACACCTATATATGAAGATGATAATTTAGTCGCAGATGGTGTTTTAATGGAAGCAATGTCAGTTGAAGATCAAGGGTTAGATATTGAATTTAATGTTTTTGTCTATAATGTACAGCCTGGCGTTACAATTAACTATAAAAATGGTGAAAGTCATATTACAAAATAG
- a CDS encoding MraY family glycosyltransferase, with amino-acid sequence MSLEICLSFIMTFIVSLILVPFVSKISKQLGIIAHTNKRTIHKGTIARTGGYAIYASFLIGTMIFLKTDTQINAILIGGFIIFLTGFYDDIHDLSPKLKMLGQIVAALVVIIYGDISLKGAIIPFLPSNISHVIAIIVTIGWIVGISNAVNLIDGLDGLCGGISIIVLVTISLTSLTYGRTDISSLSLLLAGAIGGFLVYNFHPASVFLGDCGALFIGFMIAVISLLGFGYKSSSFFTLGAPIVVLMVPIMDTIIAIIRRKVHHKSFSEADKNHLHHKLMFSLELGQTKSVLILYTVTILFSLCSYIYLYDKIAATILFLTLMLFFEVFVEATNMIDRKYKPVLTIMNIFIKSEYLPSIKDTKPYRRIVEKAKKKYAVVFLIVVAIVFSLVFFINKDNTPKTNKPEQTIEYKEVAHETPLMSNIYNQLKTAVSRNKKEDIRQLVAAYFITDYFTLSNKVVNQIGGIDYFYTDKKDDFTAYAKAAYYKNVNTLITNKTNTQEVIKYSIISNEPSNVALSGLEDYSYYDIKITVYFEELNSILNVEEYTTTVTLIEKDQKFSVVVMEE; translated from the coding sequence ATGAGTTTAGAAATTTGTTTATCATTTATTATGACTTTTATTGTCAGTCTTATACTAGTACCATTTGTCAGCAAAATATCAAAACAACTTGGTATCATTGCTCATACAAATAAACGTACTATTCATAAAGGAACAATAGCAAGAACAGGAGGTTATGCTATTTATGCCAGTTTCTTAATTGGAACTATGATATTCTTAAAAACAGATACTCAAATTAATGCAATTCTTATTGGTGGTTTTATTATATTTTTAACTGGATTTTATGATGATATTCATGACTTATCACCTAAACTTAAAATGTTGGGACAAATTGTTGCAGCACTGGTTGTTATTATTTATGGTGATATTTCATTAAAGGGAGCAATTATACCTTTTCTCCCATCAAATATATCACATGTGATTGCTATTATAGTCACAATTGGATGGATTGTTGGGATAAGTAACGCAGTTAATCTGATTGATGGATTAGATGGTTTATGTGGTGGTATTTCAATTATAGTTCTTGTGACAATCTCATTAACCTCTTTGACTTATGGTCGTACAGATATCTCATCATTATCTCTATTATTAGCAGGAGCTATTGGTGGTTTCTTAGTCTATAATTTTCATCCTGCCTCTGTATTTCTAGGTGACTGTGGAGCCTTATTTATAGGATTTATGATTGCAGTTATTTCATTGTTAGGTTTTGGGTATAAAAGTTCATCTTTCTTTACATTAGGAGCTCCTATTGTTGTATTAATGGTTCCTATTATGGATACAATTATAGCAATTATTAGGAGAAAGGTTCATCATAAAAGTTTTAGTGAAGCAGATAAGAATCATTTACATCATAAATTAATGTTCTCTTTAGAATTAGGTCAAACAAAAAGTGTTTTGATTTTATATACTGTGACAATTCTTTTCTCATTATGCTCATATATATATTTATATGATAAGATTGCTGCCACAATCCTCTTTTTAACATTAATGTTATTCTTTGAAGTCTTTGTTGAAGCAACAAATATGATTGATCGTAAATACAAACCAGTATTAACAATCATGAATATCTTTATAAAGAGTGAGTATTTGCCATCCATTAAAGATACAAAACCATATCGTCGTATTGTTGAAAAAGCTAAAAAGAAATACGCTGTAGTCTTTCTGATAGTGGTTGCTATTGTTTTTTCATTAGTATTCTTTATTAATAAAGATAATACTCCTAAAACAAATAAACCTGAACAAACGATCGAATACAAAGAAGTTGCTCATGAAACCCCTTTAATGAGTAATATATATAATCAGTTAAAAACTGCAGTCAGTAGAAATAAAAAAGAAGATATTAGACAATTGGTTGCTGCATATTTTATAACAGATTATTTTACACTCTCTAATAAGGTAGTGAATCAAATTGGTGGAATTGATTATTTTTATACGGATAAGAAAGATGATTTTACTGCTTATGCAAAAGCTGCATATTATAAGAATGTAAATACTTTGATTACAAACAAAACAAATACACAAGAAGTCATTAAATATAGTATTATTTCTAATGAACCTTCAAATGTTGCTTTATCAGGTCTTGAAGATTATAGTTATTATGATATAAAAATAACTGTATATTTTGAAGAACTGAATTCTATTTTGAATGTTGAAGAGTATACAACAACAGTGACTCTCATTGAAAAAGATCAAAAATTTAGTGTGGTTGTTATGGAGGAATAA